Proteins from one Candidatus Omnitrophota bacterium genomic window:
- a CDS encoding Crp/Fnr family transcriptional regulator, which yields MNKKIQILQKIEAFRGIAPSDLESILDFGKFVQFKNRAVVIKEDEPGHHIYFVVKGRAMVYKTSDDGKIKSLSIVNEGELFGEMAIITNLPRSASVKAIGPLTLLKLDAVNFKKLLKDNSSIAMSVLASLCQRLQDTNKHIEVLFYQSVPERTVKALVMLASSKGSVKTRRRRLVLTQQELAELVGSAREVVNRTLQILKRDGMLVLKKGAIEIPDLNKLKEYKIN from the coding sequence ATGAATAAAAAAATACAGATATTGCAGAAGATCGAGGCGTTCAGGGGCATTGCGCCGTCAGATTTGGAAAGCATTCTTGACTTCGGAAAATTCGTACAATTCAAGAACAGGGCTGTCGTAATTAAGGAAGATGAGCCCGGCCATCATATCTATTTTGTGGTGAAAGGCCGCGCGATGGTGTACAAAACATCCGACGACGGGAAAATAAAATCGCTGTCTATCGTCAACGAAGGCGAGCTCTTCGGGGAAATGGCGATCATAACCAATTTGCCGCGATCCGCTTCCGTAAAAGCTATTGGACCGCTGACGCTTTTAAAACTTGACGCCGTTAATTTTAAGAAGCTGCTGAAAGATAATTCCTCCATTGCCATGTCGGTGCTGGCGAGTCTCTGCCAGCGGCTGCAGGACACCAACAAGCACATAGAGGTGCTCTTTTATCAGAGCGTTCCCGAGCGCACGGTCAAAGCTCTTGTGATGCTGGCCTCTTCCAAAGGCTCTGTGAAGACCCGCCGCCGGCGGCTTGTGCTGACCCAGCAGGAGCTCGCCGAGCTTGTGGGCTCCGCCAGAGAAGTGGTGAACCGGACGCTGCAGATCTTAAAGAGGGACGGTATGCTCGTGCTCAAAAAAGGGGCGATAGAGATTCCCGACCTGAACAAACTGAAAGAGTATAAAATAAACTGA
- the recG gene encoding ATP-dependent DNA helicase RecG, protein MDKTDVRYIKGVGPGNALLLEKIGIRSVEDMFAYLPFRMEDRRNYISARELTAVLPSDESFFVAGTVKKITGGKSPRRRARIVEITLEDKAGTGNIRLLAFQNRVKYILAVIEIGQEIAVYGKVELLAEGLTMSNFDFEVLKAGEKSLSFFRRVPVYRLTKGISIKRFRRWMWNALEKYSQSVEEFIPADTRKRLTLPSRPSAFRNSHFPDTPRALSEAYRRIKFEEFFIFECAVAYNRAQIKKTRKDLTYKLKKNLLTPWKESLPFDFTSGQKTAINDIFRDMLSPFPMNRLIQGDVGSGKTVVAAASAVLAKENGYQTAILAPTLPLAEQHFKTLSSLFRAGVVKTLLLTGGMKKEDRRLALEEISSGKADVVIGTHALFQEHVKFKKLSLVIIDEQQRFGVHQKAALSAKGSSPDILVLTATPIPRALSLALFGDLDRSEIRVLPPGRKKVETIQGSSQEAYGLIRKQIDKGFQAFVVYPCIEENETQEDYSAKAAYKYLSDEVFPDYRVTLLHGRMMPAAKSAAMEKFAAGKADILVSTTVIEVGVDIPRATFMLIENAQMYGLSTLHQLRGRIGRGGEKSCCFVTVAGADSLALERISCFLKSSDGFELAEKDLELRGAGQYFGSAQHGMMDISFNYNKALEEKFPDLSDIAVLNAAREEAFPLLEKDPALRNNRALKTRLMARFSEGFNLAKVS, encoded by the coding sequence ATGGACAAAACCGATGTGAGATATATAAAAGGCGTGGGCCCGGGAAACGCTTTGCTGCTGGAAAAAATAGGCATACGCTCGGTAGAAGATATGTTCGCTTATCTGCCTTTCAGGATGGAAGACAGAAGGAATTATATTTCTGCGCGCGAATTAACGGCTGTCCTGCCCTCGGATGAGAGTTTTTTTGTCGCCGGAACGGTCAAAAAAATAACCGGCGGAAAATCTCCGCGCCGGCGCGCGCGTATTGTTGAGATCACGCTGGAAGACAAAGCCGGCACCGGTAATATACGTCTTCTCGCTTTTCAGAACAGGGTCAAATATATACTGGCTGTTATTGAGATCGGCCAGGAGATAGCCGTTTACGGGAAAGTGGAGCTTCTCGCGGAAGGTTTGACGATGAGCAATTTTGATTTCGAGGTGCTCAAAGCCGGAGAGAAGAGCCTCTCGTTTTTCCGCAGGGTGCCGGTTTACCGGCTGACAAAGGGCATAAGCATCAAGCGCTTCAGGCGCTGGATGTGGAACGCTCTGGAAAAATATTCTCAATCCGTAGAGGAATTCATTCCAGCTGATACAAGAAAACGCCTCACTCTTCCGTCTCGCCCGTCCGCTTTCAGGAACTCGCATTTTCCGGACACGCCCCGGGCGCTCTCGGAGGCATACAGAAGGATCAAGTTTGAGGAATTTTTTATTTTTGAGTGCGCCGTGGCCTATAACCGCGCTCAAATAAAAAAAACCAGAAAAGATCTAACATACAAATTGAAAAAAAACTTATTGACGCCGTGGAAGGAATCCCTTCCTTTTGATTTCACGTCCGGCCAGAAGACAGCCATAAACGATATTTTCAGGGACATGCTCTCCCCTTTCCCGATGAACAGGCTGATCCAGGGCGATGTCGGCAGCGGCAAAACCGTGGTGGCCGCTGCCTCGGCTGTGCTCGCAAAGGAGAACGGGTATCAGACGGCTATACTCGCTCCCACGCTGCCTTTGGCCGAACAGCATTTCAAAACTCTTTCTTCCCTGTTTAGAGCCGGCGTGGTAAAAACGCTTCTTCTGACGGGCGGGATGAAAAAAGAAGACCGTCGCCTCGCTCTGGAGGAAATAAGCTCGGGAAAAGCTGATGTCGTTATCGGCACGCACGCGCTTTTCCAGGAGCATGTTAAATTCAAGAAACTGTCGCTGGTTATAATAGATGAGCAGCAGCGCTTCGGCGTGCATCAGAAAGCCGCGCTTTCCGCCAAGGGAAGCTCGCCGGATATTCTTGTTCTCACGGCGACCCCCATACCGAGGGCTTTGTCGCTGGCTTTGTTCGGAGATCTGGACAGGAGCGAGATACGCGTGTTACCGCCGGGAAGAAAAAAAGTGGAGACCATTCAGGGAAGTTCGCAGGAGGCCTACGGCCTGATAAGGAAACAGATAGATAAGGGTTTTCAGGCTTTTGTGGTTTATCCCTGTATAGAGGAAAATGAAACGCAGGAAGATTATTCCGCGAAAGCCGCGTATAAATATCTTTCGGATGAGGTTTTCCCGGATTACAGGGTGACACTCCTTCACGGCCGCATGATGCCCGCGGCCAAGAGCGCGGCAATGGAAAAGTTTGCCGCCGGGAAAGCGGACATTCTCGTCTCCACAACGGTCATTGAGGTGGGTGTGGATATCCCGCGCGCGACATTTATGCTCATTGAAAATGCCCAGATGTACGGCCTGAGCACCCTGCATCAGCTCCGCGGCAGAATAGGGCGCGGCGGAGAAAAATCCTGCTGCTTTGTGACGGTTGCGGGCGCGGACTCTCTGGCTCTTGAGCGTATATCCTGCTTCCTGAAAAGCTCCGACGGTTTTGAGCTGGCGGAAAAAGATCTTGAGCTGCGCGGGGCCGGACAGTACTTCGGCTCGGCGCAGCACGGGATGATGGATATCAGCTTTAATTACAATAAAGCGCTGGAAGAAAAATTTCCGGATTTGTCGGACATCGCTGTCCTGAACGCCGCGCGGGAGGAGGCTTTTCCACTTCTGGAAAAAGACCCTGCGCTGCGGAATAACCGGGCGCTGAAAACAAGGTTAATGGCGCGTTTTTCGGAGGGCTTTAATCTTGCAAAGGTCTCTTAA
- the rpmB gene encoding 50S ribosomal protein L28, whose amino-acid sequence MSKICSVCGKKAMAGNNRSKSNRATRRTWGVNLQKIRFEYNNKTQSGYVCVSCFKNVRKV is encoded by the coding sequence ATGTCAAAAATATGCAGCGTGTGCGGAAAAAAAGCCATGGCGGGCAACAACCGCAGTAAGTCCAATCGCGCGACAAGGCGGACATGGGGCGTGAATCTCCAGAAAATCCGCTTTGAATATAACAACAAAACACAGTCGGGCTACGTGTGCGTTTCCTGTTTCAAAAACGTGCGCAAGGTCTAA
- a CDS encoding N-acetyltransferase: MITRANVQDAKQVYEIIRKNAAKSVVLPRSLVDIYERIREFFVYRVKGKIVGIVALHIVWEDMAEVRSLVVDARHRKKGIGRKLVQKTLEDAGNLNIPNVFALTREAAFFKRLGFKRVAKNKLPQKVWKDCINCPLFPDCDEVPVIFRLNKNALQK; the protein is encoded by the coding sequence ATGATAACAAGGGCCAATGTCCAGGATGCAAAGCAGGTTTATGAGATAATCAGAAAAAACGCAGCAAAAAGCGTTGTGCTGCCGAGGTCGCTCGTTGACATCTATGAGCGCATCAGGGAATTTTTCGTTTACCGCGTAAAGGGCAAAATAGTCGGCATTGTCGCGCTGCACATCGTCTGGGAGGATATGGCCGAGGTCCGCTCCCTTGTTGTTGACGCCCGCCACAGAAAAAAAGGCATAGGCCGGAAACTGGTTCAGAAAACCCTTGAAGATGCCGGCAACCTCAACATACCCAATGTTTTCGCTCTTACCAGAGAGGCGGCCTTTTTTAAACGCCTCGGCTTTAAACGGGTGGCGAAAAACAAACTGCCTCAGAAAGTGTGGAAGGACTGCATAAACTGCCCGCTGTTCCCGGACTGCGACGAAGTGCCGGTCATATTCCGACTGAACAAAAACGCGCTGCAAAAATAA
- a CDS encoding bifunctional (p)ppGpp synthetase/guanosine-3',5'-bis(diphosphate) 3'-pyrophosphohydrolase, whose protein sequence is MLTKKIELEKLLAAAQDKDFVHLAFDWAEKHHLPQQRLDGSPYILHPYRVALELGKWRMDDTALIAGLLHDLVEDTDVSVEEIESEFGAEISSIVAALTKIKELPSFSKDTENLRQLILAMGKDVRVIIIRLADKLDNMRTAEFLEASRREGFAKGVLEIYAPLAHRLGMNIVKAELEDRAFAVLHEGEYKKIQERLRLLHPRASQTIKKVEHELSHKFHASGLTDVIIQARVKSPLSIYRKMRKQSKGIDELEDIVAVRVINENKADCYKTLALLHEIYVPVEGSFTDYISYPKLNMYQSIHTTCDVGGEIIEFQIRTGDMHRTSEYGIAAHWRYKDMSALAAKGLKNWLDSFYEWQMDKLSRDEFIHNLKTELSYDEIFVLTPKGDVKRLLNGSSAIDFAYAVHSDIGDHFRGCLVNGVMQPMGYILKSGDRVEILTAKRAHPSSDWLKIARKPSARYKIRRRLRSGD, encoded by the coding sequence ATGCTGACAAAAAAAATAGAGCTTGAAAAACTGCTCGCCGCCGCGCAGGATAAAGATTTCGTTCATCTCGCTTTTGACTGGGCCGAAAAACATCACCTCCCACAGCAGAGGCTCGATGGGTCACCGTACATATTGCATCCCTACCGCGTGGCGCTGGAATTGGGAAAGTGGAGGATGGACGACACGGCACTGATAGCGGGGCTTCTGCACGATCTTGTGGAGGACACGGATGTCAGCGTGGAAGAGATCGAATCCGAGTTCGGCGCTGAGATATCTTCAATTGTGGCGGCCCTCACGAAAATTAAAGAGCTGCCCTCTTTTTCCAAGGACACGGAAAATCTCAGACAGCTCATACTCGCCATGGGTAAAGACGTGAGGGTCATAATCATAAGGCTTGCGGATAAACTTGACAATATGCGTACGGCGGAATTTCTTGAGGCCTCCCGCAGAGAGGGTTTCGCCAAAGGGGTTCTTGAGATATACGCGCCTCTGGCGCACCGCCTGGGAATGAATATCGTCAAGGCCGAGCTCGAGGACAGGGCTTTCGCCGTGCTGCATGAGGGCGAATACAAAAAAATACAGGAAAGGCTCCGCCTTCTTCATCCGCGGGCCAGCCAGACGATAAAAAAGGTGGAGCATGAGTTATCGCATAAATTTCACGCCAGCGGCCTCACGGATGTTATTATCCAGGCGAGAGTGAAAAGCCCTCTGAGCATTTACCGAAAAATGCGGAAACAGAGCAAGGGCATAGACGAACTCGAGGATATTGTCGCCGTGCGCGTTATCAACGAGAATAAAGCGGACTGCTACAAAACGCTCGCCCTGCTGCATGAAATATATGTTCCGGTGGAAGGATCTTTTACGGATTACATATCTTACCCCAAATTAAATATGTATCAGTCAATACACACGACCTGCGATGTCGGCGGGGAAATCATTGAGTTTCAGATCAGGACAGGCGATATGCACAGGACCAGCGAATACGGCATCGCTGCGCACTGGAGGTACAAAGACATGTCCGCTCTCGCCGCTAAGGGGCTGAAAAACTGGCTGGATTCATTCTACGAATGGCAGATGGACAAGCTTTCAAGGGATGAATTCATACACAACCTCAAAACAGAGCTGAGCTATGACGAGATCTTCGTTCTCACGCCCAAAGGCGATGTGAAAAGGCTCCTCAACGGTTCCTCGGCGATAGATTTCGCGTATGCCGTGCACAGCGACATAGGAGATCATTTCAGGGGCTGTCTGGTTAACGGTGTTATGCAGCCGATGGGTTATATTCTCAAAAGCGGCGACCGCGTTGAGATCCTGACAGCCAAACGCGCGCACCCGTCAAGCGACTGGCTGAAAATAGCGAGAAAGCCTTCGGCAAGATACAAGATCCGCCGGCGGTTAAGAAGCGGGGATTGA
- a CDS encoding NAD(+)/NADH kinase, with translation MKIAIFANTGREKVRKNLIDLRKILKKSGISVSRSEFDTAFVLGGDGWLLKTLREVRSKRVSVYFFPMGENTHTGGFRIGDTPGIITNTLKTLKYRPPYLQSSMIAFNDIVIKTGKVARTMKYRVTAGKKSISSEGDGVIVATPIGSTAYNKAAGGKALALESKKTAITPLLPFRGDGKGIIIGQNHTITVEILNKQGDVWEIADGCLIKPALPLTKISRKTAMCRIIFPETAKTGGKR, from the coding sequence ATGAAAATAGCGATTTTTGCCAACACGGGCAGAGAAAAAGTCAGAAAAAATCTCATCGATCTGAGGAAAATTCTGAAAAAGTCGGGGATAAGCGTATCACGCTCGGAATTTGACACAGCTTTTGTGCTCGGCGGCGACGGCTGGCTTTTAAAAACTCTTCGCGAAGTCCGCTCAAAAAGAGTGTCTGTCTATTTTTTCCCCATGGGAGAAAACACTCACACGGGCGGGTTCAGGATCGGCGACACGCCCGGAATAATAACAAACACGCTGAAAACACTAAAATACCGTCCTCCTTATCTTCAAAGCTCAATGATAGCTTTCAACGACATCGTTATTAAAACGGGCAAAGTGGCCCGCACCATGAAATATAGGGTAACTGCCGGTAAAAAAAGCATAAGCTCCGAGGGTGACGGGGTCATTGTAGCCACGCCAATAGGTTCAACTGCCTACAACAAGGCAGCCGGAGGAAAGGCGCTCGCCCTGGAATCAAAAAAAACGGCCATAACACCCCTTTTGCCCTTTCGCGGCGATGGAAAAGGAATCATTATCGGACAAAACCATACCATAACCGTGGAGATACTGAACAAACAGGGAGATGTGTGGGAAATAGCCGACGGCTGTCTGATCAAACCCGCTTTACCGCTGACAAAAATAAGCCGCAAAACAGCCATGTGCCGAATAATATTTCCCGAAACAGCAAAAACAGGAGGCAAAAGATGA